The Spartobacteria bacterium genome window below encodes:
- a CDS encoding HU family DNA-binding protein → MTLTKRDLVVRIADETGLVQQDVYTVLQKSLDYIMESLADGENVEFRNFGVFEVQERKARVGRNPNKPEDVVTIPPRKVVKFKSGKIMKQLIRGEKAEYEDE, encoded by the coding sequence ATGACATTAACGAAACGCGATTTGGTCGTTCGCATTGCGGACGAGACTGGGCTTGTACAGCAGGATGTATACACCGTGCTGCAGAAGTCTCTGGATTACATCATGGAAAGTCTGGCCGATGGTGAGAACGTGGAATTTCGTAATTTCGGTGTTTTTGAAGTTCAAGAACGCAAAGCACGCGTTGGCCGCAATCCCAACAAACCGGAAGATGTGGTTACTATTCCGCCGCGCAAAGTCGTTAAATTTAAGTCCGGCAAGATTATGAAGCAGTTGATTCGCGGCGAAAAAGCCGAATATGAAGACGAATAA
- the scpB gene encoding SMC-Scp complex subunit ScpB has protein sequence MKENNNVLASPPAPSLKHIVGALLYASTEPLSISRILRIISEVQEDQLRAPEEAVTPAAVRHAVEEIKKELERGNTGMTLSDAAGGYRLHNERATAPWVRQLLERPKPRRLTKAALETLAVIAYRQPVTRADIESVRGVAVDALIKKLQEMNLIKTVGRSELPGHPAQFGTTKAFLEHFGLKDIADLPGRDDWRRWNQQLLDWKDG, from the coding sequence ATGAAAGAGAATAATAACGTTTTAGCATCACCTCCGGCCCCGTCGCTGAAACACATTGTCGGGGCGCTGCTCTATGCATCGACGGAGCCGCTGTCGATATCACGCATTTTACGCATTATTAGCGAAGTGCAAGAAGACCAATTACGTGCACCGGAAGAGGCTGTGACGCCGGCTGCAGTACGCCATGCCGTGGAGGAGATAAAAAAAGAGCTGGAAAGGGGGAATACCGGGATGACCCTGTCCGATGCGGCCGGGGGCTACCGGCTTCATAATGAACGAGCGACAGCCCCCTGGGTACGCCAGCTTCTGGAACGTCCTAAGCCTCGAAGACTTACAAAAGCCGCACTGGAAACACTGGCCGTTATCGCATACCGGCAACCGGTGACCCGTGCGGATATTGAATCTGTTCGAGGGGTGGCTGTGGACGCGCTGATCAAAAAGCTGCAAGAAATGAATCTGATAAAAACTGTGGGGCGCAGCGAGTTACCCGGGCATCCCGCTCAATTTGGCACAACCAAAGCCTTTCTGGAGCATTTTGGTCTAAAGGATATTGCCGACTTGCCCGGAAGGGACGACTGGCGTCGCTGGAATCAACAGCTTCTTGACTGGAAAGACGGGTGA